The following proteins come from a genomic window of Denitromonas sp.:
- a CDS encoding glycerophosphodiester phosphodiesterase family protein translates to MTAGTMPRWRWPAVIAHRCGGMLAPENSIEGLHRASALGCRGAEFDAMLAVCGTPVLMHDETLERTTVAQGRVDATPWQVLADTALRARDGSVSTARVPSLAMALQTCLSLGMAANIEIKPATGADQATGEAVAALAARLWPADAPWPLLLSSFSTRALAAAADTAPDLPRALLLETVAPDSLALAQQLGCVALVVERSCLTAAVIDTVHQAGLGIAIYTENHADRGQDALAAGLDALITDWPDRFLRSH, encoded by the coding sequence GTGACCGCTGGCACCATGCCGCGCTGGCGCTGGCCAGCGGTGATCGCGCACCGATGTGGCGGCATGCTCGCCCCCGAGAATTCGATCGAAGGGCTGCACCGGGCCAGCGCCCTGGGCTGCCGGGGCGCGGAGTTCGACGCCATGCTGGCGGTCTGTGGCACGCCAGTGCTGATGCACGACGAAACGCTCGAGCGCACCACCGTGGCCCAAGGGCGGGTCGATGCCACGCCATGGCAGGTGCTGGCGGACACCGCGCTGCGCGCCCGTGATGGCAGCGTGTCCACCGCCCGCGTGCCGAGCCTGGCGATGGCGCTTCAGACCTGCCTGAGCCTGGGGATGGCCGCCAATATCGAGATCAAGCCCGCCACGGGCGCCGACCAGGCCACCGGTGAGGCCGTGGCCGCGCTGGCTGCACGGCTCTGGCCGGCCGACGCGCCCTGGCCGCTGCTCTTGTCATCGTTCTCGACGCGCGCGCTGGCCGCCGCCGCAGACACCGCGCCCGATCTGCCGCGCGCCCTGCTGCTCGAAACGGTCGCACCCGACAGCCTCGCCCTGGCGCAACAGCTCGGCTGTGTCGCGCTGGTGGTCGAGCGCAGCTGTCTCACCGCCGCGGTCATCGACACGGTGCACCAGGCGGGGCTCGGCATTGCCATCTACACCGAAAACCACGCCGACCGCGGGCAGGACGCCCTCGCGGCCGGGCTCGACGCCCTGATCACCGACTGGCCGGACCGATTCCTCCGCTCGCACTGA
- the ispB gene encoding octaprenyl diphosphate synthase produces the protein MSAQHLFAPIADDMAAVNQVIRQRLHSEVVLIRQIAEYIINSGGKRLRPALVLYTARALGYQGTGHHELATVVEFIHTATLLHDDVVDESSLRRGAKTANALFGNAASVLVGDFLYSRAFQMMVSVGNMHIMEVLADATNTIAEGEVLQLLNCHDADVTVDAYLRVIRFKTAKLFEAAARLGGILAGATPEVEAQLGVFGMHLGTAFQLVDDVLDYSGEEAATGKHLGDDLAEGKPTLPLIHVMQHGTPEQAALVRKAIEEGGRDAFADIHAAILTTGALEATRACAKRESQLAIDALSVLPASLFKDRLLELSDFAVERDH, from the coding sequence TTGTCAGCCCAGCACCTCTTCGCACCGATCGCCGACGATATGGCGGCGGTCAATCAAGTCATCCGCCAGCGCCTCCATTCCGAGGTGGTGCTGATCCGGCAGATCGCCGAGTACATCATCAACAGCGGCGGCAAGCGCCTGCGGCCGGCGCTGGTGCTGTACACCGCGCGCGCACTGGGCTACCAGGGCACGGGTCACCATGAACTGGCGACCGTGGTCGAGTTCATTCATACCGCCACGCTCCTGCACGACGATGTGGTCGACGAATCCTCCCTGCGCCGCGGCGCCAAGACTGCCAACGCCCTGTTCGGCAATGCCGCCTCGGTGCTGGTCGGCGACTTCCTCTACTCCCGCGCCTTCCAGATGATGGTGTCGGTGGGCAACATGCACATCATGGAAGTGCTCGCCGACGCCACCAATACCATTGCCGAAGGCGAGGTGCTGCAACTGCTCAACTGCCACGACGCCGACGTGACGGTCGACGCCTACCTGCGGGTCATTCGCTTCAAGACCGCCAAACTGTTCGAGGCCGCGGCCCGGCTCGGCGGCATCCTCGCCGGAGCCACGCCCGAGGTCGAAGCGCAGCTCGGCGTTTTCGGCATGCATCTGGGGACGGCCTTCCAGCTGGTGGACGATGTGCTCGACTACTCCGGTGAAGAGGCGGCGACGGGCAAACACCTCGGCGACGACCTCGCCGAAGGCAAGCCGACCCTGCCCTTGATTCACGTCATGCAGCACGGCACCCCCGAGCAGGCGGCGCTGGTGCGCAAGGCGATCGAGGAGGGCGGTCGCGACGCGTTTGCCGACATCCATGCGGCGATCCTGACAACGGGCGCTCTGGAAGCCACCCGGGCCTGTGCAAAACGCGAGTCCCAACTGGCAATCGACGCATTAAGTGTACTTCCAGCTTCCCTTTTCAAAGATCGCCTGCTAGAATTATCGGACTTCGCAGTTGAGAGAGATCACTGA
- the glnE gene encoding bifunctional [glutamate--ammonia ligase]-adenylyl-L-tyrosine phosphorylase/[glutamate--ammonia-ligase] adenylyltransferase: protein MSLTEQADLPEKVRHALPFSRYLQHMLQSRDWLAAQLASHLAQPLDTAAMTRFVDPPSLDRDSMRATLRKLRTWVLCHLAVRDLAGDADLAEVTETMSAFADLAVRVAHDVEREALVARHGLPLAPGAWEQELLVVGMGKLGGRELNVSSDIDLIFIYPDDGDTGGDKVISNFEFFERLGKRIIQALADITEHGQVFRVDMRLRPNGDSGPLVCSFDMLENYFISQGREWERYAWIKARVMLGKRFEQLDAVTRPFVFRKYLDFGAINAMRDLHAQIRREVARKDRANNIKLGPGGIREIEFIAQVFQLIRGGRERSLQIKPTQKVLDLLAEQGVLASEVVSALKAAYVFLRRLEHRLQYLDDAQTHDLPTQPDDQALVARAMGFDSYPALLEALDRHRTEVSRHFEMVFGEPEEGTHDLDTVWLEADDTAAIVPLLAKLNYPDPEAAARRLQSLHRGTRYQQLPPKIKCRFDALVPRVVEAAAEAANPDDTLSRCLDLLDAIGGRGAYLAMLQQYPQALHKVGELVSASRWAAQYLARHPILLDELLDARQLDTQPDWPAFAADLRQQCDEIEPDMERQMDLMREQHHTQAFRLLTQDLAGVLTVEALSDHLSALADALLDLTIPLCWRKVRRRHREDAPAFAIVSYGKLGGKELGYASDLDIVFLYDDPHPEAAEHYSRLAQRINTWLSSQTAAGQLFETDLRLRPNGDAGLLVCSLEAFRKYQLESAWCWEHQALTRARFSAGDTHIGDAFEAIRIDVLRQPRDPATLRDEVLAMRKKMMDTHSNKSGLFNLKHDRGGLVDVEFIVQYLVLAHSHRHPELTGNLGNIALLRIAGELGLIPAELARRSGDTYREFRRLQHRQRLNGLRVEVPPEPIDTHRQAVCDLWELVLAK, encoded by the coding sequence ATGTCCCTGACCGAACAGGCCGACCTGCCTGAAAAAGTGCGTCACGCACTGCCCTTCTCCCGCTATCTCCAGCACATGCTACAAAGCCGCGACTGGCTGGCGGCACAACTGGCCAGCCATCTGGCGCAGCCACTGGACACCGCGGCCATGACCCGCTTTGTCGATCCCCCCAGTCTCGACCGCGACAGCATGCGCGCCACCCTGCGCAAGCTGCGCACCTGGGTGCTGTGCCATCTGGCCGTGCGCGACCTGGCCGGCGATGCCGATCTGGCCGAAGTCACGGAGACCATGAGCGCCTTTGCCGATCTGGCGGTGCGCGTGGCGCACGACGTCGAGCGCGAGGCGCTGGTGGCGCGCCACGGCCTGCCGCTGGCCCCGGGCGCCTGGGAGCAGGAACTGCTGGTGGTCGGCATGGGCAAGCTCGGCGGGCGTGAGCTGAACGTCTCCTCGGACATCGACCTGATCTTCATCTACCCGGACGACGGCGACACCGGCGGCGACAAGGTGATCAGCAACTTCGAATTCTTCGAGCGCCTCGGCAAGCGCATCATCCAGGCCCTGGCCGACATCACCGAGCACGGCCAGGTGTTCCGGGTCGACATGCGCTTGCGCCCCAACGGCGACTCCGGCCCGCTGGTGTGCAGCTTCGACATGCTGGAGAACTACTTCATTTCGCAGGGGCGCGAGTGGGAGCGCTACGCCTGGATCAAGGCCCGCGTCATGCTGGGCAAGCGCTTCGAGCAGCTCGACGCCGTCACCCGCCCCTTCGTCTTCCGCAAGTACCTCGATTTCGGCGCCATCAACGCCATGCGCGACCTGCACGCCCAGATCCGCCGCGAGGTGGCCCGCAAGGACCGCGCCAACAACATCAAGCTCGGCCCGGGCGGCATTCGCGAGATCGAGTTCATCGCCCAGGTCTTCCAGCTGATTCGCGGAGGCCGCGAGCGCAGCCTGCAGATCAAGCCGACGCAGAAAGTGCTCGACCTCCTCGCCGAACAGGGCGTACTGGCGAGCGAGGTCGTCAGCGCACTGAAGGCCGCCTATGTCTTCCTGCGCCGTCTGGAGCACCGGCTTCAGTACCTCGACGACGCGCAGACGCACGACCTGCCCACCCAGCCCGACGACCAGGCCCTGGTCGCCCGCGCCATGGGCTTCGACAGCTACCCGGCCCTGCTCGAGGCGCTCGACCGCCACCGCACCGAAGTCAGCCGCCATTTCGAGATGGTGTTTGGCGAACCGGAAGAGGGCACGCACGACCTCGACACCGTCTGGCTCGAGGCCGACGACACCGCCGCCATCGTGCCGCTGCTCGCAAAGCTCAACTACCCCGATCCGGAAGCCGCGGCGCGGCGCCTGCAAAGCCTGCACCGCGGCACCCGCTACCAGCAGCTGCCGCCCAAGATCAAATGCCGTTTCGACGCGCTGGTGCCCCGCGTGGTCGAAGCCGCCGCCGAAGCGGCCAACCCCGACGACACCTTGTCCCGCTGTCTCGACCTGCTCGACGCCATCGGCGGCCGCGGCGCCTACCTCGCCATGCTCCAGCAGTACCCGCAAGCCCTGCACAAGGTCGGCGAGCTCGTGTCGGCATCACGCTGGGCCGCGCAGTATCTGGCACGCCACCCGATTCTGCTCGATGAACTGCTCGACGCCCGCCAGCTCGACACCCAGCCCGACTGGCCCGCCTTCGCCGCCGACCTGCGCCAGCAATGCGACGAGATCGAGCCCGACATGGAACGCCAGATGGACCTGATGCGCGAGCAGCATCACACCCAGGCCTTCCGGCTGCTCACCCAGGATCTGGCCGGCGTCCTCACCGTCGAAGCCCTGTCCGACCACCTCTCGGCCCTCGCCGACGCCCTGCTCGACCTCACCATTCCGCTGTGCTGGCGCAAGGTTCGCCGACGCCACCGGGAAGACGCCCCCGCCTTCGCCATCGTCAGCTACGGCAAGCTCGGCGGCAAGGAGCTGGGCTACGCCTCGGACCTCGACATTGTCTTCCTCTACGATGATCCGCACCCCGAGGCCGCCGAGCACTACTCGCGACTGGCCCAGCGCATCAACACCTGGCTCTCCAGCCAGACCGCCGCCGGCCAGCTCTTCGAGACCGACCTGCGCCTGCGCCCCAATGGCGACGCCGGCCTGCTCGTGTGCAGCCTCGAAGCTTTCCGCAAATACCAGCTCGAATCCGCCTGGTGCTGGGAACACCAGGCCCTCACCCGCGCCCGCTTCTCGGCCGGGGACACCCACATCGGCGACGCCTTCGAAGCCATCCGCATCGACGTCCTGCGCCAACCGCGCGACCCGGCGACGCTGCGCGACGAGGTCCTCGCCATGCGCAAGAAGATGATGGACACCCACAGCAACAAGAGCGGGCTGTTCAACCTCAAGCACGACCGCGGCGGCCTGGTCGATGTCGAATTCATCGTCCAGTACCTCGTCCTCGCCCATTCGCACCGCCACCCCGAGCTGACCGGCAACCTGGGCAACATCGCGCTGCTGCGCATTGCCGGCGAACTGGGCCTGATCCCCGCCGAACTGGCCCGTCGCAGCGGCGACACCTACCGCGAATTCCGCCGCCTGCAGCACCGCCAGCGGCTCAACGGGCTGCGCGTGGAGGTGCCGCCCGAGCCGATCGACACGCACCGACAGGCGGTCTGCGATCTGTGGGAACTGGTGCTGGCAAAATAA
- a CDS encoding YhdP family protein, which yields MPTVEPAAQRPVRRWRRRLLTSALILYFLCGALFLAVRHIVLPDIARWRLPIAQEAAAALGVPVNIGALEADWSGLRPRLHLKEVVLRDEDGEPALVLPQVDATLAWTSLLRLRPYFHRLEVVAPALHIARDASGRYSVAGLPVARGDSDDGEALRWLLAQRQIVVRDATVIWRDGLRQAPPLRLEAVNFRLLKGFGSHALGLTMTPEGPLAAAIDVRGELQAIDESAPAAWTGRLFVSISRASLENLHAWVDVPAGLTGFGDARLWVGFHQGQATEATADLALQDARAQLGDALPELALTRLSGRIGLRRSASETILTGQSVSLEAADGVRIAPTDLRLGRQGEGAGQVTRFEVNQLDLAALSALAAHLPFEAAMRERLASVAPTGHFRDVVLQWTGEAAAPAAWQVAADFDGVGLQSPTREDWPGLAGISGHVDGNERSGRYVLDSADMTLALPAVFEAPMRFDSLFAEGGWQRRDGTLRVALDRARFANDDAQGEASGYYEPAADGPGVIDLQARLSEADGTAVWRYMPTVVNQDTRQWLRSSITAGQAHDVRLRLQGDLADFPFREGGGIFLITGRFSRARLDYASAWPDIEAIEGGLRFEGARMEISASQGRIFGVRLGKVLVVLPDLDVPDEVLTITGTASGGTQDFLRFVGDSPVRERIDGFTDDMRAEGDGVLDLKLVMPLRRVADTEVTGRYRFKGNALTVVPGLPPITEAAGQVNFTARDLSIPQAGGILFGKPMQLTAATLADRGVRFDARGEAALASVHAAYPWPAMAHVSGETPWTAQITVRGRQADVQIDTPLTGVASSLPAPFNKSALTAWPTRVSVQMTPGQPAVLNATLADQAQLQLAIPRDEAAGAGLRGGLGVGAPAPASERGLRVAIVQPHIDVDAWRAVMDQGAAGAGTLPVVGATLRTPRLTVADLDLHAVQIDARQADDRWRMQVKAKEAAGVIDWLRTGDGNVHARFSHLLLGKGADDSAALSELKPPESLPALDVLVERFGLHGLELGRLEVQAFNRGGLWHLNRLTLGSPDGVLSGSGQWWPQAPAKTELDFSLESPDVGALLKRLGHAEAVQGGRATLAGKVAWQGPPTDLNVDSMTGALTLAAEKGQFRKLEPGVGRLLGVLSLQSLPRRITLDFRDVFSEGFAFDSISGSIDIDRGVLRTDPLEIRGPAAKVLMRGSANVPNETQNLDVTVQPTLSETVAVGAALGAVNPVAGVVTYLVQKALQDPLEKAFSFDYKVTGTWTEPVVTRTSSAPPEGGAGSQ from the coding sequence GTGCCTACTGTCGAGCCCGCTGCGCAGCGCCCCGTCCGTCGCTGGCGCCGCCGCCTGCTGACGAGTGCGTTGATCCTCTACTTCCTGTGTGGCGCCCTCTTTCTGGCGGTGCGCCATATCGTGCTGCCCGACATCGCGCGCTGGCGGCTGCCGATCGCGCAGGAGGCGGCCGCCGCCCTTGGCGTGCCCGTCAATATCGGTGCGCTCGAGGCCGACTGGTCGGGGCTGCGCCCGCGCCTGCATCTGAAGGAAGTGGTGCTGCGCGACGAGGACGGCGAGCCGGCCCTGGTCCTGCCGCAGGTCGATGCGACGCTGGCCTGGACGTCGCTGCTGCGCCTGCGTCCCTACTTTCATCGCCTTGAGGTGGTTGCGCCGGCGCTGCATATCGCCCGTGACGCGTCGGGTCGCTACTCGGTGGCCGGGCTGCCCGTGGCCCGCGGTGACTCGGATGACGGCGAGGCGCTGCGGTGGCTGTTGGCGCAGCGGCAGATCGTGGTGCGCGATGCGACGGTGATCTGGCGCGACGGGCTTCGGCAGGCTCCGCCGCTGCGGCTCGAGGCGGTCAACTTCCGTCTGCTCAAGGGCTTCGGTTCGCACGCGCTGGGGCTGACCATGACGCCCGAAGGTCCGCTCGCCGCGGCGATCGACGTGCGGGGCGAGTTGCAGGCTATCGACGAATCGGCGCCGGCGGCGTGGACTGGCCGCCTCTTCGTGTCGATTTCCCGGGCATCGCTGGAAAACCTGCATGCGTGGGTCGATGTGCCGGCCGGGCTCACCGGCTTCGGCGATGCGCGGCTGTGGGTCGGTTTTCATCAGGGCCAGGCCACCGAGGCCACCGCCGATCTGGCGTTGCAGGACGCGCGCGCGCAACTCGGCGACGCGCTGCCCGAGCTGGCATTGACGCGGCTGTCCGGGCGCATCGGGCTGCGCCGCAGCGCGAGCGAAACGATCCTGACCGGCCAGTCCGTCTCGCTCGAGGCGGCCGATGGCGTGCGCATCGCGCCGACCGACCTGCGGCTCGGCCGTCAGGGCGAGGGCGCCGGGCAAGTGACCCGTTTCGAGGTCAACCAGCTCGATCTGGCCGCCTTGTCGGCGCTGGCCGCGCACTTGCCCTTTGAGGCCGCGATGCGGGAGCGGCTGGCCAGCGTGGCGCCGACCGGTCACTTCCGCGATGTCGTCCTGCAGTGGACCGGCGAGGCGGCGGCGCCCGCCGCCTGGCAGGTGGCGGCCGATTTCGACGGTGTCGGCCTGCAGTCGCCCACGCGTGAAGACTGGCCGGGGCTGGCCGGCATCAGTGGTCATGTGGACGGCAATGAGCGCAGCGGGCGCTATGTGCTCGACAGCGCCGACATGACGCTGGCGCTGCCCGCCGTGTTCGAGGCGCCGATGCGCTTCGACAGCCTGTTTGCCGAAGGTGGCTGGCAGCGGCGCGACGGCACCTTGCGCGTGGCGCTCGATCGGGCACGCTTCGCGAATGACGACGCGCAGGGCGAGGCCAGTGGCTACTACGAGCCGGCCGCCGACGGGCCCGGCGTCATCGACCTCCAGGCCCGCCTGAGCGAGGCCGACGGCACCGCGGTGTGGCGCTACATGCCGACGGTGGTCAATCAGGATACCCGCCAGTGGCTGCGCAGCAGCATCACCGCCGGGCAGGCGCATGACGTTCGGTTGCGGTTGCAGGGCGACCTGGCGGATTTCCCGTTTCGCGAGGGCGGTGGCATCTTCCTGATCACTGGCCGGTTCAGCCGCGCGCGGCTCGACTACGCCTCGGCCTGGCCGGACATCGAGGCCATCGAAGGGGGCCTGCGCTTTGAGGGCGCGCGCATGGAAATCTCGGCCAGCCAGGGGCGGATTTTCGGTGTGCGCCTGGGCAAGGTCCTGGTGGTGTTGCCCGACCTCGATGTGCCGGACGAGGTGCTCACCATCACCGGGACGGCCAGCGGCGGCACCCAGGATTTCCTGCGCTTCGTCGGCGACAGCCCGGTGCGCGAGCGGATCGACGGCTTCACCGACGACATGCGTGCCGAAGGCGACGGCGTGCTCGACCTGAAGCTGGTCATGCCGCTGCGCCGGGTGGCCGATACCGAGGTGACCGGGCGCTATCGCTTCAAGGGGAATGCGCTGACGGTCGTGCCGGGGCTGCCCCCCATCACCGAGGCGGCGGGCCAGGTCAATTTCACCGCCCGCGATCTGAGCATCCCGCAGGCCGGGGGCATCTTGTTCGGCAAGCCGATGCAACTGACCGCCGCCACGCTGGCCGACCGTGGCGTGCGCTTCGATGCGCGCGGCGAGGCGGCGCTGGCGTCCGTGCATGCCGCCTATCCATGGCCGGCGATGGCCCATGTGTCGGGCGAGACCCCGTGGACCGCGCAGATCACCGTGCGTGGCCGGCAGGCCGACGTGCAGATCGACACGCCGCTGACCGGTGTGGCCAGCAGCCTGCCGGCGCCGTTCAATAAATCGGCGCTGACGGCCTGGCCGACCCGGGTGTCGGTGCAGATGACGCCGGGGCAGCCCGCGGTATTGAACGCCACCCTGGCCGATCAGGCGCAGTTGCAGCTGGCCATCCCGCGGGACGAGGCCGCTGGCGCCGGCCTGCGCGGCGGCCTTGGCGTTGGCGCGCCGGCGCCGGCCAGCGAGCGCGGGCTGCGGGTGGCCATCGTCCAGCCGCACATCGATGTGGACGCCTGGCGCGCGGTGATGGACCAGGGCGCTGCGGGTGCCGGTACGCTGCCGGTCGTCGGGGCAACGCTGCGCACGCCGCGCCTGACCGTTGCCGACCTGGATCTGCATGCCGTGCAGATCGATGCCCGCCAGGCCGACGATCGCTGGCGCATGCAGGTCAAGGCCAAGGAGGCGGCCGGCGTGATCGACTGGCTGCGCACGGGTGACGGCAACGTGCATGCGCGCTTCTCCCACCTGCTGCTCGGGAAGGGGGCGGACGACAGCGCGGCGCTGTCCGAGCTCAAGCCGCCCGAGTCGCTGCCCGCGCTCGATGTGCTGGTCGAGCGTTTCGGCCTGCATGGCCTGGAACTGGGGCGCCTCGAGGTGCAGGCCTTCAACCGCGGTGGGCTGTGGCACCTGAACCGGCTGACGCTGGGCAGCCCGGACGGCGTACTCTCCGGCTCCGGACAGTGGTGGCCACAGGCGCCGGCGAAGACCGAGCTCGATTTTTCCCTCGAAAGCCCGGACGTTGGCGCCCTGCTCAAGCGGCTTGGCCACGCCGAGGCGGTGCAGGGCGGGCGTGCCACCCTCGCCGGAAAAGTGGCGTGGCAAGGTCCGCCGACGGATCTCAATGTGGACTCGATGACCGGCGCGCTGACGCTGGCGGCCGAGAAGGGCCAGTTCCGCAAGCTCGAGCCCGGGGTGGGGCGGCTGCTCGGCGTGCTGAGCCTGCAGTCGCTGCCGCGGCGGATCACGCTCGACTTCCGTGATGTGTTCAGCGAAGGATTCGCCTTCGACAGCATTTCCGGTAGCATCGACATCGACCGGGGGGTGCTGCGCACCGATCCGCTGGAAATCCGCGGGCCGGCAGCCAAGGTGCTGATGCGCGGCTCCGCCAATGTGCCGAACGAAACCCAGAATCTGGATGTCACAGTGCAGCCGACCCTGAGTGAAACGGTGGCCGTCGGCGCCGCGCTGGGGGCCGTCAATCCGGTGGCGGGCGTGGTGACCTATCTGGTCCAGAAGGCGCTGCAGGACCCGCTGGAAAAGGCCTTTTCCTTCGATTACAAAGTCACCGGCACCTGGACCGAGCCGGTGGTGACCCGAACCTCGTCCGCACCGCCCGAGGGCGGCGCAGGGAGTCAATGA
- a CDS encoding carbon-nitrogen hydrolase family protein, translated as MSFDAPVHIAAIQTVSGPDVTENLAIADDLVAEAAQAGAQVVALPEYFPLISSDEADKVRLRERDGSGPIQQFLQAAARRHGIWLIGGTSPLVADAGDKVRNATLVFNPAGERVARYDKIHLFGFDNGAERYDEAETIEPGETIVTFDAPCGRVGLSVCYDLRFPEMFRAMGAVDLIVLPAAFTYTTGQAHWEVLLRARAIENQCYVMAPAQGGRHPSGRRTFGDTLIIDPWGEVLARRAEGPGVVVAEMDPARIRDVRTRLPALSHRRLS; from the coding sequence ATGAGCTTCGACGCGCCCGTGCACATCGCCGCGATCCAGACCGTCTCCGGCCCGGACGTGACCGAGAACCTGGCCATTGCCGACGACCTGGTCGCCGAGGCCGCGCAGGCCGGCGCGCAGGTGGTGGCGCTGCCCGAGTACTTTCCGCTGATCAGCAGCGACGAAGCCGACAAGGTGCGCCTGCGCGAACGCGATGGCAGCGGCCCGATCCAACAGTTTCTGCAGGCGGCGGCCAGGCGCCACGGCATCTGGCTCATCGGCGGCACCTCGCCGCTGGTGGCCGACGCCGGCGACAAGGTGCGCAACGCCACCCTGGTGTTCAATCCGGCGGGCGAGCGCGTGGCGCGCTACGACAAGATCCACCTGTTCGGCTTCGACAACGGCGCCGAGCGCTACGACGAGGCCGAGACCATCGAGCCGGGGGAGACGATTGTCACCTTCGACGCACCCTGCGGGCGGGTTGGCCTGTCGGTGTGCTACGACCTGCGCTTTCCGGAGATGTTTCGCGCCATGGGCGCGGTTGACCTGATCGTCCTCCCCGCCGCGTTTACCTACACCACCGGCCAGGCGCACTGGGAGGTGCTGCTGCGCGCCCGCGCCATCGAGAATCAGTGCTACGTGATGGCGCCGGCGCAGGGCGGACGCCATCCCAGCGGCCGGCGCACCTTTGGCGATACCCTCATCATCGATCCCTGGGGCGAGGTGCTGGCGCGCCGTGCCGAGGGGCCCGGCGTGGTGGTGGCCGAGATGGACCCTGCGCGCATCCGCGACGTGCGCACCCGTCTGCCGGCCCTGTCTCATCGCCGCCTATCCTGA
- the tldD gene encoding metalloprotease TldD, whose product MTDHTEALHTAERHLLTPTGLDLSALETVFGRLHAHQVDYSDLYFQYHRTEAWSLEEGIVKSGSFNIDQGVGVRAISGEKTAFAYSDDISLPALMAAADATRAIGEAGGNGRTRIGRPAAVSPRYRGVDPFLSLADTDKVRLLERLEQFARAEDPRVKEVMAHLVGSWETILVARNDGHLAADVRPLVRVSISVIMEEGGKREQGSGGGGGRFDYAWFDDARLREYARAAVHQASVNLSADPAPAGTMTVVLGSGWPGILLHEAIGHGLEGDFNRKGNSAFAGRIGQQVAAKGVTVVDDGTLADRRGSLTVDDEGNPTQCTTLIEDGVLTGYMQDMLNARLMGVAPTGNGRRESFAHLPLPRMTNTYMLNGGHDPQEIIASVDRGLYAVNFGGGQVDITSGKFVFSTAEAYLIEKGRVTRPVKGATLIGNGPDALTRVAMIGNDMALDPGVGTCGKDGQSVPVGVGQPTLRIDRLTVGGTA is encoded by the coding sequence ATGACCGATCACACAGAAGCCCTGCACACTGCCGAACGCCACCTGCTGACGCCGACCGGGCTCGACCTGTCGGCCCTCGAAACGGTCTTCGGCCGGCTGCATGCCCACCAGGTGGATTATTCCGACCTCTACTTCCAGTACCACCGCACCGAGGCCTGGAGCCTGGAAGAGGGCATCGTCAAATCCGGCAGTTTCAATATCGACCAGGGCGTTGGCGTGCGCGCGATCAGCGGCGAGAAAACCGCCTTCGCCTACTCCGACGACATCAGCCTGCCGGCCCTGATGGCGGCGGCCGACGCCACCCGCGCGATTGGTGAGGCCGGCGGCAATGGCCGGACCCGCATCGGTCGGCCGGCGGCCGTGTCCCCGCGGTACCGTGGCGTTGATCCGTTCCTGTCGCTGGCCGACACCGACAAGGTCCGCCTGCTCGAACGCCTGGAACAGTTCGCGCGCGCCGAAGACCCGCGGGTCAAGGAAGTGATGGCGCACCTGGTCGGCTCGTGGGAGACCATCCTGGTGGCGCGCAACGACGGCCACCTGGCCGCCGACGTGCGCCCGCTGGTGCGCGTGTCGATCTCGGTCATCATGGAAGAAGGCGGCAAGCGCGAGCAGGGCAGCGGCGGTGGCGGCGGGCGTTTCGACTACGCCTGGTTCGACGACGCGCGCCTGCGCGAGTACGCCCGCGCCGCCGTGCATCAGGCCAGCGTGAACCTCTCGGCCGACCCGGCGCCGGCCGGCACCATGACCGTGGTGCTCGGTTCGGGCTGGCCCGGCATCCTGCTGCACGAAGCCATCGGCCATGGCCTGGAGGGCGACTTCAACCGCAAGGGCAACTCGGCCTTTGCCGGGCGCATCGGCCAGCAGGTGGCGGCCAAGGGTGTCACCGTGGTCGACGACGGCACGCTGGCCGACCGGCGCGGCTCGCTCACCGTCGACGACGAGGGCAACCCGACGCAATGCACCACGCTGATCGAAGATGGCGTGCTCACCGGCTACATGCAGGACATGCTCAACGCGCGCCTGATGGGCGTGGCCCCCACCGGCAACGGCCGGCGCGAGTCCTTCGCGCATCTGCCGCTGCCGCGCATGACCAACACCTACATGCTCAATGGCGGTCACGATCCGCAGGAAATCATCGCCTCGGTCGATCGTGGTCTTTACGCCGTCAACTTCGGCGGCGGGCAGGTGGACATCACCTCGGGCAAGTTCGTGTTCTCGACCGCCGAGGCCTACCTCATCGAGAAGGGCAGGGTCACCCGCCCGGTCAAGGGTGCGACCCTGATCGGCAACGGCCCCGACGCGCTCACCCGGGTGGCCATGATCGGCAATGACATGGCGCTCGATCCGGGTGTTGGCACCTGCGGCAAGGACGGCCAGAGCGTGCCGGTGGGCGTCGGCCAGCCCACCTTGCGCATCGACCGGCTGACGGTTGGCGGCACGGCTTGA